A DNA window from Paenibacillus sp. HWE-109 contains the following coding sequences:
- a CDS encoding S-layer homology domain-containing protein, with product MKIVKQAGTLVLASTLLLTAAPGVWANEAVESKAISSLPVAPGGDKMLDAKITKEQALERAKSYIALPDGFTLQSISLNAYYSMNGQNFPTWNISYVRKVKDQIYGNLNVSIHGLDGSLTSFSMNDSDPAHKVSYPPKVDFKAAKEVASAFITKVNPEKQKELVYNDAEEKAFRTPLNGNYVYNVRYDRSVGGVPFGMNGINVSVNGDGVVTSYNYNWLNDVTFQTNVTPIAAEKVAQLFHDKANLSLQYQIPYGAKGKKLPIISYMLAPFSLNAETGEIWSPVKAMGGTQGTKPLTDKPLGAAPAANLDLTKDEAVKKAASVLNLPADFILRDASYNEGTNPETGETSSNWNLSWTVEAEKDFVSKVAGRGAWANVNSKTGEITNFNSYTPYDSDKDIEGKIAYETAVTTAVDFVKKQLPAYTDQLVLRVQSAKDFTTEQLKKQRNWDIYFNRVIDGVVANNEDVSVSIDRVTGQITNYYFSISSMAYPKQKPEVLAIEKAKDLWLGQFDIKLNYVLEDNGYVGGIPIEKYRVMLAAGEVPPSASVNAAGEKKTAKLVYSLIPKFNRDAYLLDAQTGVWRNSQTGETISLDKVTVSDIGNHWAKNELQLMLDYQALDVKDGKVSPDQLIKRGELVKMMVIAMNGGNGGIYYGAERKASFADVSNASPYFAYVENAVDRGLLEAGAEFNPEATLNREEMAQMIVKGLGYNSLTKFDGVFNQQFADAAKLKQVGVAAIVVGLDIMSLTDGKFAPEKEVTRAQAASAFFRFLQKRAELQDQPHYYY from the coding sequence TTGAAAATTGTCAAACAAGCAGGAACATTGGTCCTTGCTTCCACACTGCTGCTAACCGCTGCGCCGGGCGTATGGGCTAATGAAGCCGTGGAGAGCAAAGCGATTTCTTCATTGCCTGTGGCACCGGGGGGCGATAAGATGCTGGATGCCAAAATTACCAAAGAGCAAGCATTAGAGCGGGCTAAGTCATATATTGCGCTGCCGGATGGATTTACTTTACAGTCGATTAGTTTGAATGCGTATTACAGCATGAACGGGCAAAATTTCCCGACGTGGAACATTTCGTATGTGCGCAAAGTGAAGGATCAGATCTACGGGAATCTGAATGTGTCTATTCATGGTTTAGACGGCTCACTGACGTCTTTCTCGATGAATGATAGTGATCCCGCGCATAAAGTGAGCTATCCGCCTAAGGTGGATTTCAAAGCGGCCAAGGAAGTGGCTTCAGCGTTCATTACTAAAGTGAACCCTGAGAAACAGAAGGAACTTGTTTACAATGATGCGGAGGAGAAAGCTTTTCGCACGCCATTGAATGGCAATTATGTCTACAATGTTCGTTATGACCGTTCTGTAGGCGGTGTGCCTTTTGGGATGAACGGAATTAATGTCAGTGTGAATGGGGATGGCGTGGTCACGAGCTACAACTATAATTGGTTGAATGACGTTACGTTCCAAACCAATGTAACCCCGATTGCTGCAGAGAAGGTTGCTCAATTGTTCCACGATAAGGCTAATCTTTCCTTGCAATATCAGATTCCTTATGGGGCCAAAGGCAAAAAGCTGCCGATCATTTCTTATATGTTAGCTCCTTTTTCACTGAATGCAGAGACTGGGGAGATTTGGAGTCCAGTGAAGGCGATGGGTGGCACGCAAGGGACCAAGCCTTTAACTGACAAGCCTCTAGGGGCAGCGCCTGCAGCTAACCTGGATTTGACGAAGGATGAAGCTGTGAAGAAGGCTGCTTCGGTGTTGAATCTGCCAGCGGATTTCATTCTGAGGGATGCTTCCTACAATGAGGGGACCAATCCTGAGACGGGTGAGACAAGTTCGAACTGGAATTTGAGTTGGACGGTGGAAGCGGAGAAAGATTTCGTGAGCAAAGTGGCAGGTAGAGGCGCTTGGGCGAATGTGAACAGCAAGACAGGGGAAATTACCAACTTCAACAGCTACACCCCTTATGATTCGGACAAAGATATCGAAGGTAAAATTGCCTACGAAACTGCCGTGACAACAGCGGTTGATTTCGTGAAAAAGCAGCTTCCGGCCTATACCGACCAATTGGTGCTTCGTGTGCAATCGGCCAAAGATTTTACGACGGAGCAGTTGAAGAAGCAGCGCAATTGGGATATCTACTTCAACCGTGTGATTGATGGAGTCGTTGCGAACAATGAAGATGTATCCGTTAGTATCGATCGGGTGACCGGACAAATTACGAATTATTACTTCTCCATCAGTTCGATGGCGTATCCTAAGCAAAAACCAGAAGTGCTGGCTATTGAGAAAGCTAAGGATCTATGGCTGGGCCAATTCGATATCAAACTTAATTATGTATTGGAAGATAACGGCTATGTAGGCGGAATTCCGATTGAGAAATACAGAGTTATGCTGGCCGCTGGCGAAGTTCCGCCATCTGCTTCTGTGAATGCAGCAGGTGAGAAGAAGACGGCTAAACTCGTCTATTCCCTTATTCCTAAATTTAACCGGGACGCGTACTTGCTTGATGCGCAAACCGGTGTGTGGAGAAACAGCCAAACTGGCGAAACGATTTCGTTGGATAAAGTAACGGTGAGTGACATCGGTAACCACTGGGCTAAGAATGAACTGCAGCTCATGCTTGATTATCAAGCTCTCGACGTAAAGGACGGCAAGGTGAGCCCGGATCAACTGATTAAACGTGGCGAGCTGGTGAAAATGATGGTTATTGCGATGAATGGCGGTAACGGCGGCATTTATTACGGAGCTGAGCGCAAGGCTTCCTTCGCTGATGTGAGCAATGCATCTCCGTATTTCGCTTATGTCGAAAATGCCGTAGATCGCGGCTTGTTGGAAGCGGGTGCTGAGTTTAACCCGGAAGCAACGCTGAACCGGGAAGAAATGGCTCAGATGATCGTGAAGGGGCTTGGCTACAACAGCTTAACGAAGTTCGATGGCGTCTTCAATCAACAGTTTGCGGATGCGGCTAAGCTTAAACAAGTAGGTGTCGCTGCCATCGTGGTCGGCCTGGACATCATGTCCCTGACAGACGGAAAGTTTGCTCCGGAAAAAGAAGTGACGAGAGCTCAGGCAGCCAGTGCGTTCTTCCGCTTCTTGCAGAAGCGCGCGGAGCTTCAAGATCAGCCTCATTACTATTACTAA
- the rluF gene encoding 23S rRNA pseudouridine(2604) synthase RluF, with protein MRINKFISETGVCSRREADKWVEAKRVTINGELAGLGSVVNPGDEVRIDGRVIGEKKEHVYIALNKPVGITSTTEAHIKGNIVDFVGHSERIFPIGRLDKDSEGLILLTNNGDIVNQILRAENNHDKEYIVTVNRAITPMFLKGMGSGVRILGTMTKPCEINQVGDRVFRIILTQGLNRQIRRMCEAFGYRVVRLQRVRIMHIHLGNLKVGKWRDLTQGEMQDLMHTLGQENAKANQ; from the coding sequence ATGAGAATTAATAAGTTTATTAGTGAAACTGGTGTTTGCTCCAGACGGGAAGCCGACAAGTGGGTAGAGGCGAAGCGTGTGACGATCAACGGCGAGCTCGCGGGGCTCGGAAGTGTTGTGAATCCGGGCGATGAGGTTCGCATTGACGGTCGTGTGATTGGCGAGAAGAAGGAGCATGTGTACATAGCGCTCAACAAGCCTGTTGGGATCACAAGTACGACAGAGGCTCATATCAAAGGCAATATTGTTGATTTTGTGGGGCATTCTGAACGCATTTTTCCCATTGGCCGATTGGATAAAGACTCCGAAGGTCTCATTCTTCTGACCAATAACGGCGATATTGTGAATCAGATTCTACGGGCAGAAAACAACCACGACAAAGAGTATATTGTGACGGTAAACCGAGCTATTACACCGATGTTTTTAAAAGGGATGGGGAGCGGGGTCCGTATTCTCGGAACGATGACCAAGCCTTGTGAAATTAATCAGGTCGGCGACCGCGTATTCCGGATTATTTTGACGCAAGGGCTTAACCGGCAGATTCGCCGGATGTGTGAAGCTTTTGGATACCGGGTGGTTCGCTTGCAGCGTGTTCGGATCATGCATATCCATCTGGGGAATCTGAAGGTGGGGAAATGGCGGGATTTAACGCAAGGCGAGATGCAGGATCTCATGCATACACTCGGTCAGGAAAACGCCAAAGCAAATCAATAA
- a CDS encoding NAD(P)-dependent oxidoreductase has protein sequence MHILLLGATGRVGQRILQQALKDNHAVTALVRSPDKVTAVSDQLTLLRGDACCAADIDAAVRGVDVVISCLGTDGSTVLTAYTSLLIGAMQTHGVSRVVTVGTAGILQSREHPGLLRYEAPDTRRSSTRAAEEHRRAWELLAESDLHWTVVCPTYLPGGEPQGQYRVERDFLPDGGTSITVGDTAAFTYRVACDDEYAGCRVGLAY, from the coding sequence ATGCATATCCTGCTACTAGGGGCTACAGGCCGCGTCGGCCAACGAATTCTGCAGCAAGCATTAAAGGACAACCACGCCGTCACGGCGCTGGTCCGCAGCCCTGACAAAGTCACCGCTGTCAGTGACCAGCTTACGCTGCTGCGCGGCGACGCCTGCTGCGCAGCCGATATCGATGCCGCAGTACGCGGCGTCGATGTGGTCATAAGCTGCCTCGGGACCGATGGCAGCACGGTCTTGACTGCCTATACGTCCCTGCTTATCGGGGCGATGCAAACACACGGCGTGAGCCGAGTCGTGACTGTCGGCACAGCCGGCATCCTGCAGAGCCGGGAGCATCCCGGCCTGCTGCGCTATGAGGCGCCGGACACCAGGCGCTCCTCTACGCGGGCTGCGGAAGAGCATCGCCGCGCGTGGGAGCTGCTCGCCGAATCGGATTTACATTGGACAGTTGTATGTCCAACCTATCTGCCGGGCGGCGAGCCGCAAGGTCAGTACCGCGTTGAGCGGGACTTTTTGCCGGACGGGGGGACGTCGATCACCGTAGGCGATACCGCGGCGTTCACCTATCGCGTGGCCTGCGATGATGAGTACGCAGGGTGCCGCGTGGGTCTTGCTTATTAA
- a CDS encoding ABC transporter ATP-binding protein — translation MKQTGKRLFQYAAIFKKPLLIALLFLAIAVATELAGPFIARQMIDTHILGIEKPWYQTLSATQTNKAVPYEGTYYLRGDNFPEGETKGKEVRILQVGSQFVWVDQAIAFDGVRKLADSGMLTITQGTEKAEYAVKKLGAGQLYTFYKPEFVSLMKLAGLYLVLIFIGAAFTYGQRYLLQSAANRIIQRMRSDVFAQIQRLPINYFDNQPAGKIVSRITNDTESVKDLYIQVLANFFTGTIYIIGIIAALFILDYRLALFTLPVIPLLYVWIVVYRKYASYFNHEIRERIGSINGIINESIQGMPIIQAFRRQKETIEEFEQLNDEYTSYQNKLLSLNSFTSHNLMNVVRNLFFFGLIWYVGGSTLNTLITVGVLYAFVDYLNRMFHPMVGIVNQLPNLERALVSADRVFELLDERGIDVVDGKADRYLGNVKFEQVRFAYKEGEDVLKDINFEAKQGQTVALVGHTGSGKSSILNLLFRFYDVDEGRITVDGRDVREMPKQMLRQHMGIVLQDPFLFTGTIASNVSLDDPSITRERVEAALREVGAEEMFKSLPHGIDEPVIEKGSTLSAGQRQLISFARALAFDPAILILDEATASIDTETEAIIQAALEVLSKGRTTFIIAHRLSTIKSADQILVLDHGEIVERGNHDELMQQFGRYYQMYQLQAGHRETAADIEGEVLPSS, via the coding sequence ATGAAACAAACAGGCAAGCGATTATTTCAATACGCGGCTATTTTCAAAAAGCCCCTGCTCATCGCGCTGCTCTTCTTAGCAATCGCGGTGGCAACCGAGTTGGCGGGACCTTTTATCGCGCGGCAGATGATCGATACACATATTCTCGGCATTGAAAAACCGTGGTACCAGACGTTGTCGGCCACACAAACAAACAAAGCGGTTCCCTATGAGGGAACGTATTACCTGCGCGGGGATAATTTCCCGGAAGGGGAAACGAAGGGCAAGGAAGTTCGCATTTTGCAGGTCGGCAGCCAGTTCGTATGGGTCGATCAAGCGATTGCTTTTGATGGTGTGCGTAAGCTTGCAGACAGCGGTATGCTGACAATTACACAAGGCACGGAGAAGGCAGAGTATGCGGTGAAAAAGCTAGGCGCTGGGCAGCTGTACACGTTCTATAAGCCTGAATTTGTAAGCTTGATGAAGCTGGCAGGACTATATTTGGTGTTGATTTTCATAGGGGCCGCCTTCACTTATGGGCAGCGATACTTGCTGCAGTCCGCAGCCAATCGGATCATACAGCGGATGCGAAGCGATGTTTTCGCGCAAATTCAACGGCTGCCGATCAACTATTTCGATAATCAGCCAGCAGGTAAAATTGTCTCCCGAATTACGAATGATACGGAGTCCGTAAAAGATCTGTACATTCAAGTGTTGGCAAACTTTTTTACAGGAACGATCTATATCATTGGTATTATTGCGGCCTTATTCATTCTGGATTATCGCTTAGCGCTGTTCACGCTGCCAGTCATTCCTTTGCTTTACGTGTGGATTGTGGTTTATCGGAAGTATGCGTCCTATTTCAATCACGAGATTCGTGAACGAATTGGCTCCATCAATGGGATTATTAATGAATCCATCCAAGGGATGCCGATCATTCAAGCTTTTCGCCGGCAAAAGGAAACCATTGAAGAGTTCGAACAATTGAATGACGAATATACCTCCTATCAAAACAAATTGCTCAGTCTAAACTCATTCACTTCTCACAATCTGATGAATGTCGTGCGGAATCTCTTCTTTTTCGGACTCATCTGGTATGTAGGGGGAAGTACCTTGAATACGCTGATTACGGTCGGCGTTTTGTATGCTTTCGTCGACTATTTGAATCGGATGTTCCATCCCATGGTCGGGATTGTGAATCAATTGCCGAATCTGGAACGGGCGCTTGTATCGGCTGATCGTGTCTTTGAACTTCTGGATGAGCGAGGCATCGATGTCGTTGATGGGAAAGCGGACCGCTATCTGGGTAACGTGAAGTTCGAGCAGGTACGCTTTGCTTATAAAGAAGGCGAGGATGTGCTCAAGGACATCAACTTTGAAGCGAAACAAGGTCAGACAGTTGCGCTGGTTGGGCACACCGGATCAGGCAAAAGCTCCATCTTGAATCTGCTCTTTCGCTTCTACGATGTGGACGAAGGCCGCATCACGGTGGACGGCCGAGACGTAAGGGAGATGCCCAAACAGATGCTGCGTCAGCATATGGGCATCGTACTGCAGGATCCGTTCCTGTTCACAGGGACGATTGCCTCCAACGTTTCGTTGGATGATCCGTCCATTACCCGGGAACGGGTCGAAGCCGCGCTGCGCGAGGTTGGGGCAGAGGAGATGTTCAAGAGCCTGCCGCACGGCATCGATGAGCCTGTGATTGAGAAGGGCAGCACGCTGTCAGCCGGACAGCGGCAGCTTATATCCTTCGCTCGGGCATTGGCGTTCGACCCGGCGATCCTGATCCTCGATGAGGCAACGGCCTCCATCGACACGGAAACCGAGGCCATTATTCAGGCCGCGCTGGAAGTGCTGTCGAAGGGGCGGACCACCTTCATCATTGCCCACCGTTTGTCGACGATCAAAAGCGCCGACCAAATTCTCGTGCTCGACCATGGCGAAATCGTCGAGCGAGGCAATCACGACGAACTGATGCAGCAGTTCGGGCGTTACTATCAGATGTACCAGCTGCAGGCTGGACATCGGGAGACAGCAGCTGACATCGAGGGCGAAGTGCTTCCGAGTTCGTAG
- a CDS encoding ABC transporter ATP-binding protein, producing MFTVLKKLAWFFRMNWKRYTLAIGLLIIVGIIDVIPPKLIGYAIDGIHMGTLTGSKLVQLLAFWGVLIVAGYGLSYVWLYQLFGGAFVLERILRSRLMRHLLRMTPTFYERNRTGDLMARATNDLQAVSTTAGFGILTFVDSTLFMLTILAMMGFFISWKLTLAAILPLPIMAIAITVYGGRIHERFIRAQDAFGQMNDRVLETIAGVRVIRAFVQEKASERSFKTMTDDVFQKNIAVAVIDALFEPTVKILVGISYLIGLCYGGYMVFHSELTLGELVSFNTFLGMLIWPMFAIGELMNIMQRGNASLDRVNETLGYKPDVKEDPQATTLLLPNTISFQNVTFRYPTSSIDNLVNISFQLQRGQTLGIVGRTGSGKTTLLKQLLREYPTGQGAITLSDTPIEKLTMDTVHGWIGYVPQEPILFSKTVKENIMFGKGKGTEEQLEQALELAAFRKDVEFLPEGLQTLVGERGVALSGGQKQRVSIARALYVDPEILILDDALSAVDAKTEAEIIRGIRSERAGKTTLITTHRLSAVQHADWILVLDEGYIVEEGTHEELLARGGWYKEQYDRQQLEEQTQV from the coding sequence ATGTTTACGGTATTGAAGAAATTAGCTTGGTTTTTCCGAATGAACTGGAAGCGATACACGTTAGCCATCGGGCTATTGATCATCGTGGGAATCATTGATGTCATCCCGCCTAAGCTGATTGGCTATGCGATTGACGGGATTCACATGGGAACTTTGACAGGAAGCAAGTTGGTCCAATTGCTCGCCTTTTGGGGCGTGCTCATCGTTGCGGGCTACGGTTTATCTTACGTCTGGCTGTATCAGTTGTTTGGGGGAGCCTTCGTCCTGGAACGCATACTCCGTTCGCGATTAATGAGACATTTGCTGCGTATGACACCTACATTCTATGAGCGGAACCGTACTGGCGATCTGATGGCGAGAGCTACGAATGATCTGCAAGCGGTGTCCACGACAGCGGGTTTCGGTATTTTGACTTTTGTAGATTCGACGTTGTTTATGTTGACGATTCTGGCTATGATGGGTTTCTTCATTAGCTGGAAGCTCACTTTGGCCGCGATTCTCCCGCTGCCGATTATGGCGATCGCCATCACCGTCTATGGCGGGCGCATTCACGAGAGGTTCATCCGCGCACAAGATGCTTTCGGACAAATGAATGATCGTGTCCTGGAGACGATTGCCGGCGTGCGGGTCATCCGCGCTTTTGTGCAAGAGAAGGCAAGTGAAAGAAGCTTCAAAACTATGACAGACGACGTTTTCCAAAAAAATATCGCAGTGGCTGTCATTGATGCCCTTTTTGAACCAACGGTCAAAATTCTTGTCGGCATTTCCTATCTAATCGGGCTTTGCTACGGCGGTTATATGGTCTTTCATAGCGAGTTGACACTCGGTGAACTGGTATCTTTCAATACGTTCCTGGGGATGCTCATCTGGCCGATGTTCGCCATTGGCGAGTTGATGAACATCATGCAGCGCGGGAATGCGTCCCTCGATCGGGTGAATGAGACACTGGGCTACAAGCCTGATGTGAAAGAGGATCCGCAGGCGACGACACTGCTTTTGCCGAATACGATCAGCTTTCAAAACGTTACATTTCGTTACCCGACTTCATCCATCGATAATTTGGTGAATATTTCGTTCCAGTTGCAGCGCGGACAGACGCTTGGGATTGTAGGCCGTACCGGCAGTGGCAAAACAACACTGCTGAAGCAGTTGTTGAGAGAATATCCAACAGGTCAGGGAGCGATTACGTTGTCGGATACTCCGATTGAGAAGCTGACCATGGATACGGTTCACGGATGGATCGGTTACGTGCCGCAGGAGCCGATACTCTTTTCCAAAACTGTCAAAGAGAACATTATGTTCGGCAAGGGCAAAGGCACGGAGGAACAGCTCGAACAAGCCTTAGAGCTTGCCGCTTTCCGTAAGGACGTGGAATTCCTGCCAGAAGGCTTGCAAACCTTGGTTGGCGAGCGAGGTGTGGCCTTGTCCGGCGGTCAGAAGCAGCGCGTTTCGATTGCCCGGGCGCTTTATGTAGATCCGGAAATCTTGATACTCGATGATGCTCTTTCGGCTGTAGATGCCAAAACAGAAGCGGAGATCATCCGCGGCATTCGCTCGGAACGTGCTGGCAAAACAACGCTCATTACGACGCACCGCCTTTCTGCGGTTCAGCATGCCGATTGGATCCTTGTCCTCGACGAGGGGTATATCGTGGAAGAAGGCACCCATGAGGAGCTTCTTGCCCGCGGCGGATGGTACAAAGAGCAGTATGACAGGCAGCAATTAGAAGAGCAGACGCAGGTTTAG
- a CDS encoding DUF1492 domain-containing protein, protein MFYFTFLSRRLKKGMGEYWMIINSEFSGLDEYRQVLQRFAWRIQYHARKQINREVLSIDFDNYHNHHNYQNNVSERLKDIQLHELIQSINSEKGRYIIQRIYIDGLKEKEVADELQISQQAVSKWKKKSLDYMKSTMELEKDVWKSGGLTVNEDR, encoded by the coding sequence ATGTTTTATTTTACTTTTTTAAGTAGAAGATTAAAGAAAGGTATGGGTGAGTATTGGATGATTATAAATAGTGAATTTTCAGGTTTGGATGAGTACCGTCAGGTTTTACAACGATTTGCATGGCGTATTCAGTATCATGCTCGTAAACAGATAAATCGTGAGGTTTTATCAATAGATTTTGATAATTACCATAATCACCATAATTACCAAAATAATGTGTCAGAACGGTTAAAAGACATCCAACTCCATGAATTAATTCAGAGCATTAATTCGGAAAAAGGACGCTATATTATTCAAAGAATTTACATAGACGGGTTAAAAGAAAAAGAGGTTGCGGATGAACTCCAAATCTCACAGCAAGCAGTAAGTAAATGGAAAAAGAAAAGCTTGGATTACATGAAGAGTACAATGGAATTGGAAAAGGATGTTTGGAAGAGTGGGGGACTGACTGTGAATGAAGACAGATGA
- a CDS encoding DUF2231 domain-containing protein: MDYILKNMHFIVTHVPIALLIFSFIFDLIALIFKKRDWHSAGMLCMVVGALGAIAAVMTGPSPWRNPLVVPHEMYARITMFLTILLAIIRVGLLIWKKLELGRNPIYLVGALAAVILVSYTGHLGGQMVHRPMTGAPLNGAGPGAGQGSGQGAGQGAGQGAGQGAGPGAGAPSAAPAK; encoded by the coding sequence TGACCCATGTCCCTATCGCCTTGCTTATCTTTAGTTTTATTTTTGATCTGATTGCACTTATTTTCAAAAAACGGGACTGGCACTCTGCGGGGATGCTTTGCATGGTCGTAGGTGCGCTCGGCGCAATTGCAGCGGTCATGACGGGGCCGTCGCCTTGGCGTAATCCGCTAGTGGTTCCGCATGAGATGTATGCGCGAATTACGATGTTCCTCACCATCTTGTTAGCTATCATTCGGGTTGGTTTGTTAATTTGGAAAAAGCTTGAATTAGGCCGCAATCCTATTTACTTGGTCGGAGCGTTAGCCGCGGTGATTCTTGTCAGCTACACGGGTCATCTAGGCGGGCAAATGGTTCATAGACCGATGACCGGTGCTCCGCTGAACGGTGCGGGCCCTGGTGCCGGGCAAGGATCGGGTCAAGGAGCAGGCCAGGGAGCAGGGCAAGGAGCAGGTCAAGGTGCAGGTCCTGGGGCTGGCGCACCATCGGCCGCACCGGCGAAATGA